From Nicotiana tabacum cultivar K326 chromosome 15, ASM71507v2, whole genome shotgun sequence, the proteins below share one genomic window:
- the LOC107830742 gene encoding LOW QUALITY PROTEIN: 5'-3' exoribonuclease 3 (The sequence of the model RefSeq protein was modified relative to this genomic sequence to represent the inferred CDS: inserted 1 base in 1 codon), which translates to MGVPAFYRWLAEKYSMVIVDVIEEEAAVIEGIKVPVDTSKPNPNNIEYDNLYLDMNGIIHPCFHPEDRPSPTTFDEVFHCMFDYIDRLFSMVRPRKLLYMAIDGVAPRAKMNQQRSRRFRSAKDAADAAAEEEKLREEFEREGRKLPPKQASQVFDSNVITPGTQFMATLSIALQYYIHLRLNHDPGWKNVKVILSDANVPGEGEHKIMSYIRLQRNLSGYDPNTRHCLYGLDADLIMLGLATHEVHFSILREVVFTPGQQDKCFLCGQMGHLAANCEGKAKRKAGEFDEKGDVEVVAKKPFQFLNIWTLREYLEYDLRIPNPPFAIDLERIVDDFIFMCFFVGNDFLPHMPTLEIREGAINLLMAVYKKEFRSLGGYLTDASQPNLGRVESFIQAVGSYEDKIFQKRSRLHQRQSERIKRDKAQAKRGDDTAPQAEPESLVPVARFHGSRLAAGPSPSPYQQGGASKSCRPDQLGQATSSLSILDSKNEQSDTSDDKRTVVRAQKVSRLSSDATIGAAIVEAENSLEIEVSENKEELKTKLNKLLRDKNDIFNSENPEEDKVKLGAPGWKERYYEEKFSAKTPEEMEAIRKDVVIKYTEGLCWVMHYYYEGVCSWQWFYPYHYAPFASDLKDLGQLNITFELGSPFKPFNQLLGVFPAASAHALPEQYRRLMTDPTSLIIDFYPADFEVDMNGKRFSWQGIAKLPFIEEARLLTEIAKIEHSLTEEEARRNSVMCDMLFVSLSHPLSPCIFSLDDRCKQLTDNERFKVKEQLDPIASGGMNGYLSLCMGDPCPPIFRSPIEGMEDIKQNQVICAIYRLPDTHNHVARPMEGVIFPKKMVTLGDMKPDPVLWHEDTRKKPWENGRHHHPGAISGRQLGEAAHRLVVNSMQKKEDRGGRSDYRRAYNGQGHDDYTHARPASYPAARGPXFQTHRYNVHENTRPSFGHSARDVGNQPRSSGSSTVRHHYDHSYSESYVPPDVGSYSRSHPHHESGGRPVTRSRDYRSRGHHTDGMQHNGGYSYSSHASHPQHVGQVPVPPTANFHQQSGYNTSTSYEPYGAGSYNQRGAGRAPQTNQNVRGYHHPHPSGNQFSALGRGGSRRPPSSGHRR; encoded by the exons ATGGGAGTACCAGCATTTTACCGATGGTTAGCTGAGAAGTATTCAATGGTTATAGTAGACgtcatagaagaagaagcagctgTTATTGAAGGAATTAAAGTTCCAGTTGATACGAGTAAACCTaacccaaacaacatcgaataTGATAACCTTTATTTGGATATGAATGGTATTATTCATCCTTGTTTTCACCCCGAAGATCGA CCTTCTCCAACAACATTTGATGAAGTGTTCCATTGCATGTTTGATTACATAGACAGGCTTTTCTCTATGGTGCGTCCTCGAAAGCTGCTATATATGGCTATTG ATGGTGTTGCTCCAAGGGCCAAAATGAACCAGCAAAGATCTAGACGTTTTAGATCAGCGAAAGATGCAGCAGATGCG GCAGCTGAGGAGGAAAAGTTGCGTGAGGAATTTGAGAGGGAGGGTAGGAAGCTTCCTCCTAAACAAGCGTCCCAAGTTTTTGATTCAAATGTAATTACTCCTGGGACTCAATTCATGGCCACATTGTCGATTGCTCTTCAATATTATATTCACCTTAGACTAAACCATGATCCAGGATGGAAAAATGTTAAG GTTATACTTTCTGATGCAAATGTCCCTGGTGAAGGTGAGCATAAAATTATGTCCTATATTCGTCTCCAAAGGAATCTTTCTGGTTATGATCCAAATACACGCCATTGTCTTTATGGTTTG GATGCAGATTTAATTATGTTGGGTTTGGCTACACATGAAGTTCACTTCTCTATACTCAGAGAG GTCGTATTTACTCCAGGCCAGCAGGATAAATGTTTCCTCTGTGGTCAAATGGGTCATTTAGCTGCAAATTGCGAAGGGAAGGCAAAACGAAAAGCAGGAGAGTTTGATGAGAAAGGAGATGTGGAGGTTGTGGCAAAAAAGCCATTCCAG TTTCTCAACATCTGGACTCTTCGGGAGTATTTGGAATATGATTTGAGAATTCCCAATCCTCCTTTTGCGATTGATTTAGAGCGTATTGTTGATGACTTCATATTTATGTGCTTCTTCGTTGGCAATGATTTTCTACCACATATGCCCACTCTGGAGATTCGCGAG GGcgcaataaacctgttgatggCTGTTTATAAGAAGGAGTTTCGGTCTTTGGGAGGGTATCTGACTGATGCAAGCCAG CCAAACCTTGGCAGGGTAGAATCTTTTATTCAGGCGGTAGGATCATATGAAGATAAGATTTTCCAAAAGAGATCTCGCTTACATCAG AGACAATCTGAAAGAATCAAGCGTGATAAGGCGCAGGCAAAAAGAGGTGATGACACTGCACCTCAAGCTGAACCTGAGTCTCTGGTTCCAGTAGCTCGATTCCATGGTTCTCGCCTAGCGGCGGGTCCTTCACCTTCTCCCTATCAACAGGGAGGAGCTTCAAAATCTTGTAGACCTGATCAACTTGGGCAGGCCACCTCCAGTCTTTCCATCCTTGACAGTAAGAATGAGCAGTCTGACACTTCTGATGATAAACGAACTGTTGTCCGTGCGCAAAAAGTATCACGTTTGAGTTCCGACGCCACGATAGGAGCTGCAATAGTTGAAGCTGAGAATAGCCTTGAAATTGAA GTTTCTGAAAACAAGGAAGAACTGAAAACAAAGCTAAACAAGTTGCTTCGTGACAAGAATGATATTTTCAATTCAGAGAATCCTGAAGAAGACAAG GTCAAACTGGGAGCACCGGGATGGAAAGAGAGATATTATGAAGAAAAATTTTCTGCAAAAACACCCGAGGAAATGGAAGCAATACGAAAAGACGTT GTGATAAAATATACAGAGGGGCTATGCTGGGTTATGCACTATTATTATGAGGGTGTTTGTTCCTGGCAGTG GTTTTATCCCTATCATTACGCACCATTTGCTTCTGATCTTAAGGATCTTGGGCAGCTGAATATCACATTTGAACTAGGTTCACCTTTCAAGCCATTCAATCAGCTGTTGGGGGTCTTCCCTGCTGCCAG TGCTCATGCTCTTCCTGAGCAGTATAGGAGATTGATGACAGACCCAACTTCGCTCATTATTGATTTTTATCCTGCCG ATTTTGAGGTGGATATGAATGGAAAACGCTTTTCTTGGCAG GGTATTGCAAAATTGCCTTTCATTGAAGAAGCGAGGCTCCTAACAGAGATTGCAAAAATTGAACATTCTTTGACG GAAGAAGAAGCACGAAGAAACAGCGTGATGTGTGATATGCTTTTTGTGTCATTATCTCATCCTTTGTCTCCATGCATTTTCTCTCTTGATGATCGCTGTAAGCAGCTTACAGACAACGAACGTTTCAAAGTCAAGGAGCAGTTGGACCCAATAGCTAG CGGTGGGATGAACGGATACCTATCCCTTTGCATGGGAGATCCTTGTCCTCCGATTTTTAGATCACCTATTGAGGGGATGGAAGATATTAAGCAAAATCAAGTCAT ATGTGCAATATACAGACTTCCAGATACTCATAACCATGTCGCTCGGCCAATGGAAGGGGTTATTTTCCCGAAGAAG ATGGTTACATTAGGTGATATGAAACCTGATCCTGTACTATGGCATGAGGATACTAGAAAGAAACCTTGGGAAAATGGACG GCACCACCACCCTGGTGCAATTTCTGGTCGTCAGCTTGGAGAAGCTGCGCATCGGTTGGTGGTTAATAGTATGCAGAAGAAAGAAGATAGGGGTGGACGTAGTGATTACAGGCGTGCATATAATGGTCAGGGGCATGATGACTATACGCATGCCAGACCAGCGTCCTATCCTGCTGCACGTGGTC CATTTCAAACCCATAGATATAATGTTCATGAAAACACACGGCCTAGTTTCGGCCATTCTGCTCGAGATGTTGGAAATCAACCCAGATCTTCAGGTTCCTCGACTGTACGGCATCACTACGACCATAGCTATAGCGAGTCTTATGTCCCTCCTGATGTGGGTTCTTACAGTAGGTCTCACCCTCACCATGAGAGTGGTGGGCGACCTGTCACCCGCAGTAGAGATTATCGTAGTCGTGGACATCATACAGATGGAATGCAGCATAATGGTGGATACAGTTATTCCTCGCATGCCAGTCATCCTCAGCATGTAGGTCAAGTACCAGTTCCACCAACTGCTAATTTCCACCAGCAGAGTGGATATAACACttctacgagctatgaaccttacggGGCTGGAAGCTATAACCAACGTGGTGCTGGAAGGGCCCCTCAAACCAATCAAAATGTTAGAGGATATCATCATCCACATCCTTCAGGAAATCAGTTCTCAGCTTTAGGGAGGGGAGGAAGTAGACGGCCACCTTCTTCAGGGCATCGTCGGTAG